A window of Solanum stenotomum isolate F172 chromosome 3, ASM1918654v1, whole genome shotgun sequence contains these coding sequences:
- the LOC125859611 gene encoding glycine-rich protein DC9.1-like — MMGSKAFLFLGIFLVTFAIISYEVVARELAETSMKSDDVHDDGYNDIDGYPGDKYDEYNNGYKFSGGGCYPPRGGYNSPCSGYKSSHDDYNNRYKSLGGEYNNGYKLPSGGNKPPHSEYNPPSGEYNHPYDKYKPRCGEYNPPHGKYKSPSDEYKPLCYKPPSDEYKPPGAHDK; from the exons atgatgggtTCCAAGGCATTTTTGTTTCTTGGCATTTTTTTGGTTACTTTTGCAATAATAAGCTATGAGGTTGTAGCTAGGGAGTTGGCTGAGACCT CAATGAAATCGGATGATGTACACGATGATGGATATAATGACATTGACGGATATCCCGGAGATAAATATGATGAATATAATAATGGATATAAATTTTCTGGTGGCGGATGTTATCCTCCACGTGGTGGATATAATTCCCCTTGTAGTGGATATAAATCCTCACATGACGATTATAACAATAGATATAAATCTCTTGGTGGTGAATATAACAATGGATATAAGCTTCCAAGTGGTGGAAATAAACCCCCACATAGTGAATACAACCCTCCAAGTGGCGAATACAACCACCCATATGACAAATATAAACCTCGGTGTGGCGAATATAATCCCCCACATGGCAAATATAAATCCCCTAGTGATGAGTATAAACCTCTATGTTATAAACCCCCTAGTGATGAATACAAACCTCCAG